The sequence below is a genomic window from Melioribacteraceae bacterium.
TCGGCAATAAACTGCGCAATGATAAAATATCCATTGCATCTTTTACTAAATCCGGGATTAAGTTCTTTCAGATAAAGAGTGAAAAAGAAGATCTAATCAATTTTAAAATTCTGTACCTAAACCAGAACTCAAGAATTATTCAGTTCGATTGTACTGTCCGAAGGGAAAATCTTGAGAGTGAATTGAAAAGTTTAAAGTCGACGATCGGTTCCATCCAACTGGTCAGGTGATCTGTTTCAATCGTGCTTTCTGAATTTTCTTAAAATAGAGTAATCTTTATACAAAACAAATCAGAGGTTATAATGGATTTTTTAAAACAGTTGGGGATTAAAGATGAAAATTACGGCGCCTCCACAGGATTAAATTGGTTCAAAACAAATGATCAGGGAATGATTAATGTGGTTTCTCCGGTGGACGGTAAACCAATTGCAAAGGTGTATCAGTGTTCCGTTAAAGATTATGATGAAGTAGTTGCAAAAGCCGACGAGGCATTTAAATTCTGGCGGACCGTTCCGGCTCCTAAGAGGGGAGAAGTTGTCAGGCAAATCGGAAATCAATTAAGACTTTTTAAAGAACCGCTTGGTCATCTTGTCTCTTATGAAATGGGTAAATCGCTTCAGGAAGGTTTAGGTGAAGTTCAGGAGATGATCGATATTTGCGATTTTGCAGTGGGTCTTTCCAGGCAGTTGTACGGATCTACAATGGTGAGCGAACGTGAGAAACACCGTATGTACGATCAGTATCATCCTCTCGGTGTAGTCGGTATTATAACAGCTTTTAATTTCCCGGTTGCTGTCTGGGCATGGAATAGTGCTCTTGCTACCGTTTGCGGTGACGCCAATCTCTGGAAACCTTCCTCAAAAACTCCTTTATGTGCCATTGCGGTGCAGAATATTATTTCTGATGTGATTAAAGAAAATAATTTGCCGGAAGGACTCTTCTCGCTGATTATTGGCAAAGGATCCACTGTCGGCGAAAAAATGCTTAACGATAAACGTGTTCCTCTAATTTCTTTAACTGGATCAACCGCTATCGGAAAACATGCAGCCGAAGTAATATCAAAAAGATTCGGCAAAACTATTCTTGAATTGGGAGGCAACAACGCAATTATAATTACACCAAACGCGGATTTTCAGCTGGCAATACCCGCTGTAGTCTTCGGAGCTGTTGGAACAGCGGGGCAGAGATGTACAACAACGCGCCGATTGATTATTCACGAAGATGTATATCCAAAAGTAAAGGACGCTCTTTTAAAAGCTTATTCCTCGCTTAAAATTGGCAATCCGCTCAATCCCGGTAATCACGTAGGTCCTTTGATTGATAAAGGCGCGGTAGAAGAATTTAAGCAAGCCCTAAAAATGGTTGAAAAAGAAGGAGGAAAAATTATCTTCGGTGGCGAACTCCTATCAGGCAGCGGATATGAATCCGGGTGTTATGTAAAACCGGCTATTGTAGAAGCAGAGAATAATTATAAAATTGTTCAGGAGGAAACTTTTGCGCCGATACTCTATCTGATCAAATACAAAGGCGACGTTCAGAATGCAATCGAAAAACAAAACGATGTTGTACAGGGGCTTTCTTCATCAATATTCACTACAGATATGCGCGAAGCCGAAACATTCCTTTCCCACTGGGGAAGCGATTGCGGTATTGCTAACGTGAATATTGGTACATCCGGAGCTGAAATCGGCGGTGCTTTCGGAGGCGAAAAGGAAACCGGGGGAGGAAGAGAATCCGGTTCGGATTCATGGAAACAATATATGAGAAGACAAACAAACACAATTAATTTCGGGACTAAACTTCCTCTGGCACAGGGTATTAAATTTGAAATTTGAGTGTGAGACTGTTTCAATTATATCAGTGACGTGGGATTTCACTTTAATTATTCTGAATATTTTTTTATTTATTGAATAAATAATTTAGAAAGGATTGATATGAGATTTTGTTTAAATGTTGATCATGTAGCAACTCTTAGAAATGCAAGAGGTGAATCACAGCCTGATCCTGTCTCATTCGCATTAATGGCGGAGCTTTACGGGATCGACGGAATTGTAGTACATCTTAGAGAGGACCGCCGTCACATAAATGAACGCGATCTGCGCCTGTTAAGGGAACTGATTACAACCAAACTCGATCTCGAAATGGCAGCCGTAGATGATATTATTAATATCGCTTGCGATGTTCAACCCGAACTGGCTACTATAGTGCCTGAAAAAAGACAGGAACTGACAACCGAAGGCGGTATTAATGTAATTGATAATATTAATCACTTAAGACTTGCAATCAGATCACTCCATGATGCAGATATCCCTGTATCACTTTTTATTGAACCGGATATCAACCAGATTGATGCGGCGGCTGAGATAAATGCCGACTTCATTGAAATCCACACTGGTCATTATGCCAATGCTGTGGGCGAGGAGGATATTTTCGATGAACTTGAAAGAGTACGTCTCGCGGCAAAACATGCTAAAAAGCTGGGACTCGGTGTTAATGCCGGCCACGGATTGAATTACAGTAATATGAAAGAATTTGTTGCAATTCCGGATATTGATGAAGTAAGTATAGGACATGCCGTTATTGCAAGAGCTCTTTATGTTGGCCTCGAACAGGCCATTAAAGAGATGATTAAATTAACCGGGGTGAATAAATGATTTTTGGAGAATTATTTTGGATTTGTAATTCGAAATAATTCTCCTTAATTATCTGTCGATTTATGACAAACTGCATATGATATTTTTTAAAAAAACTCTCTTCCTGTTTTTATTAACCCAACTTTTTTCTTTTTCAATAATATTCCCTCAGTTCAAAAATATTCAGGTGAACAATTCAACTGCCAGTCAGCCTAATGAAGTATCAATAGCTGTAAATCCGGTTAATCCAAATTTTATCTCAGCGGGCTCAAATCTGAACTTATTCTACTTCTCGAGTGACGGCGGCAATTCCTGGTCCCAGAAATTAATGAGCTCTGTATGGAGAGTCTGGGGCGATCCTTGTCTGGTCTATGATGCAAGCGGAAATTTATTTTTCGGACATTTATCAGATCAGAGAAATACAGGAACGGGCTACTGGATAGATCGA
It includes:
- a CDS encoding pyridoxine 5'-phosphate synthase: MRFCLNVDHVATLRNARGESQPDPVSFALMAELYGIDGIVVHLREDRRHINERDLRLLRELITTKLDLEMAAVDDIINIACDVQPELATIVPEKRQELTTEGGINVIDNINHLRLAIRSLHDADIPVSLFIEPDINQIDAAAEINADFIEIHTGHYANAVGEEDIFDELERVRLAAKHAKKLGLGVNAGHGLNYSNMKEFVAIPDIDEVSIGHAVIARALYVGLEQAIKEMIKLTGVNK
- a CDS encoding aldehyde dehydrogenase family protein gives rise to the protein MDFLKQLGIKDENYGASTGLNWFKTNDQGMINVVSPVDGKPIAKVYQCSVKDYDEVVAKADEAFKFWRTVPAPKRGEVVRQIGNQLRLFKEPLGHLVSYEMGKSLQEGLGEVQEMIDICDFAVGLSRQLYGSTMVSEREKHRMYDQYHPLGVVGIITAFNFPVAVWAWNSALATVCGDANLWKPSSKTPLCAIAVQNIISDVIKENNLPEGLFSLIIGKGSTVGEKMLNDKRVPLISLTGSTAIGKHAAEVISKRFGKTILELGGNNAIIITPNADFQLAIPAVVFGAVGTAGQRCTTTRRLIIHEDVYPKVKDALLKAYSSLKIGNPLNPGNHVGPLIDKGAVEEFKQALKMVEKEGGKIIFGGELLSGSGYESGCYVKPAIVEAENNYKIVQEETFAPILYLIKYKGDVQNAIEKQNDVVQGLSSSIFTTDMREAETFLSHWGSDCGIANVNIGTSGAEIGGAFGGEKETGGGRESGSDSWKQYMRRQTNTINFGTKLPLAQGIKFEI